The genomic region GCACAAGGTGAGGATCCCAGTGGTAGCTATGGGATACCAACGGTAGTTTGGGTTGGTAAACTAAAAATTTTAGACGTTATGGTTGTAATATTCTTTGTAACATGTGGGAATAAGATGTGAGGCTAGATGCATGTTtctgaaatatatatacatacatatatatatatatatatatattgttataaatagacaaaagctagagagataacctttctAAGGACATGAGCGAAGCAAGTGCAAAATATCACAATATGACTTTAGTAGCTATAACACAAAAAAGGATGGCAGATAAAGAGAGGGagggatactgatattatttctcTTGCATTCTTTCGTAGTGCGTTTGATAACagacggagtgctctatttatagagcgaTTCTCGTAACTACAACCATCAAAATACAATGATGATACTTTTGAAAGTATCAAACACTAATACTCACTATTACTAAGTCTTTGGGCATTCTTTTGAGTGGGCATTCACCCACTAATTTTATAACACTCCctcttggatgcccacatatcaacatcagttgtCTTGTTAAAACCTTGCTCAGAAAAGCCTAGTGGGAAAAAatcatagcgaaggaaaaagagtacaactttacctggattgttgatatagtgttaaaTATGTTGacgttgcctcgttaaaaccttgataggaaaaaccctgTGGGAAAAAATCCtagtcgaaggaaaaagagtacaacaagcatgtatcatggatgcttCCCTGATATTTATCTTCCCCTGATTCtgcattcttcaaatttagcTGATTGGTAAGTTGACGTAATTCGATACTCTGCACTAACTTTTGAAATGTGCACGTTGGTAGAGACTTGGTGAACAGGtttgccagattttcattggaaccgatttgtctgacttcaataactttagccttctgaagctcatgtgcattGAAAAACTTTGGCAATAtatgtttagtcttatcgcccttaatgaatccttccttcatttggatAACAcatgctgcattatcttcattgATGATAGTTGGATTGTCTATCTTCGAaggtagaccacatgaatttcggatatgatggatcattgatcttaaccaagaacattcacgacttgcttcatgtaaagtaAGTATTTTTgagtgatttgaagatgtagcaactaatgtttgctttgttgagcgCTATGAGAATGCTGTATCTCCATTAgtaaacacatatccagtttgtgagtgGGCTTTATACGGATCAGAAAGGAAACCAGCATCTTCATATCCAGCAAGGatctggtcatttgtggattttcctgagtagaagagacccatgtctgttgtTCCACGAAGATATCGCAAAACATCTTTGACTCCTTTCCAATGACGCATTGTTGGAGTagagctataccttgctaacaagttaactgaaaaagctatatctggtctaaTACATTGcactaagtacaataaagcacctattgcactcaaatattgtacttctggaccaaggaccatttcatcatctttttttggacgaaattgatctttcttaatgcccaaagaacgaacgaccattggcgtgctgagtggataagccttgtccatgctAAATCGCTtcaggattttttcaatgtaagctgattggtggaccaaaattcaaTTAGCACAATACTCGATCTacaggccgagacaatattttattttcccaaggtctttcatttcaaattcgtttttcagatattcagcagttttattgagctcttcaggaaTTCCAACTAGGTTCaaatcatcaacatatactgccactatagcaaatccagaattggatttcttaatgaacacacaagggcaaatgacattgttgatatatccttctttgatcaaatattcacttagacgattataccacattcgtccagattgtttcagcccatacaatgatcgtcttaatttgatttgtaacaaacgatattatctacactaaggggagggagtgagcttaacctcacaatggactagtaataatgtgatccgatcagttgtttattaaatattattttctctatttttaaacatgttcaaaacatcctaataatgtgattaaattaattgtcaaatgatttttttttttttttaaacaaacgatattatctacactaaaagggaGAAGGTGAGCGTAGCCTCACAatgactagcaataatgtgatacaatcaattgtttattaaatactattttctctattcttaatgtaaattctatagagaccgattttattatgtgaattcagctgctttaattggtttatgagaggttacttctagcatgatctaaaatgattcatttacttcaaatatttgactttcattttgtcaatttacgcatataaatacatttaaaacatgtaagtcGAGCGTAGCacaccgtgattcaaaaaatgccttATGCACGCGTGTGAACGCATGCATGAAGGCTGGTATATATGTATGTGGAATAGCTGTAAAAAGAACTGGTATGATGGGACACTTTGTTTCTTCCACTTAAGTTTTGCTAATTTGATTTGGTACAAGTTTTGTTCCTTGCATTTCATTTTAGGAAGATTATTCGCGTTAGACGAGGGCATACAATTAAATAGGTTCATCTGATGGATCATTTTGGATACCTCAATCCTATCGAAATTTGTATAAGGGGAATGCTAGCTACGCGTTTTCTAATGTGTGGACAACATTTTGCGGACCGTACAAGCAGATTAAATatgggccgttggatttaatCTCAACAGTTGTAAACAAATTAATCAAGGAGAGCTTATAGTGAAATCGGTTCATAAATGACCAGTCATTAAAACCTAATGGATGacttgaaattaatttttttttccagctaAAATTGTCCCTCTCCCCTACAAATAGTTACATTTCATAAACTTGTTGTCTTCTTCACCCAAAACTCTTTTGTTGAACGTTTGGAAAAAAGTTTCAGTTGACTTCCTCCCTGTTCGAAACTCAGTCAAAGTTGTCTAGTGTTTGTCGTCTCCGGCATGACATTCGAAACTCAGTCGACTTCCACATCACACATTCCAAACTCAGGTGAACTTCGTTTGAACTTTGTCCAGTCAGCTCTATAGAAAGGACATGGTGCTTGCTTTCTTCCAATTGCATTCTGAGTCCTTGCTTCCACAATATTCAACATCATACTTCATTCCCTAAAgtcaatttgaaatttgatgagtttggaatttggaaccctagaaataaattttgttatttctgtcaaatttgattaaataatttagtgtttaaggtTAATTATGCACGTTCATTGATGAAATTAGTTGAAATTGACAAATTTTTGTAGAATTTTTGGGAAATTTGGGTACGATGTGGGGTTATGAAGTGTTGTTGACAGGTTATGTATAAGGGCTATGCCGTTCACATTGTTTTGTTGAAGTTATATTGTTGAGTTGTGATTGATTTGAATACCAAAATACTTTGCCTCGAGATTGATGAATGTAAAGATCGAAGCTACTCGGAGAAATGAATGGTTTCTTCTTGCAAAATGTATCGATCCCTGCAATAAGCGTAATCATTACGATCTTTTATGGCATGACATTGAAGACCTCACGCTTGAATTCGAAGTGCCTTCTTCGCACCGTAACAGGTCAGACCACCACACAAAGTTTGAAGACTAAACGGTATGTATTTTAGCTTACTTCGAAAGGCACGGTTTTTAGATAACTATCCATCCTCAAGGAGAATAGATTGTCTTTCCGATACATAGTAAGAGGCAATTGTGGGACCCTGATTTTCCAGGATAGGAGTAAGGTTGATCCGAATACAATTACCTCAAAAGTCTGGTCATGGACTTGACAGCTTCAAGCGGAGCTGGACTAGATGGAGTAGCGATGCTACCATCACCTTGTTCTGGGGCAATAGGTGAAGTTCGAGCGACTCCATTAGATGACCATGGTTGTTCTGCAAGATACGCAATTTGATCAATATATGGACTCGATCTGATCTTTATAAAtcttggagttcctacaatctaggaattggtGTGCGTCGCAAGTAATCATAACTTCTAAGATAATGCAATATCTATttctagatatcctctaggattctccCAACTTAGAACGAGGATTGTATCTTAAAAAGGTTTCTCTCCCAACAATATAAATACACTATATAGGATTTGTTTCTGGTAATGCAATCTTAATACTCTAATTCCCTTGACCACTGCTTGAGTCTAAAActgcttactaacttgaccatCGAAAAGCCTTTGGCCGACACATCCCCTCGGTCTTAGGCTTGTTCATGGTTGTTCTCTGTTTTACAGGTTACTCGAGTTTGTGCCTCCACCATCCCCGGCGGTGCGCAGATTTGGTTCCAACAGATACCACAATTTTTTTAACTACATTGGTGTACCATATGATGTGACAAGTAATTATACATATCATGAcaattaattagtttatctcATTAGATGTTCATCATATGTATCATTTTCTACATCCTATGGTACACCAATGTGATTTCTAAAAGTTGATCTCATAACATTAATCtataattcaacaaaaaaaaaaaaaataaataaataaataaaacccctAGACGCTAgataggaaaaagaaaaaaaaaaatttaccgtCGTTGACCCAACCTTTGACCTTGGGGTTGACAACAATCCTTTTCAATCTCTTCTCTTTCGTTTTTATGTTTCTAATTAATAGTGGTCACTCTCTCACTTTGTCGAGGAGAGCTTTCAGTTGTGGTCACTCTCTCCTTTCGAGAAGGAGACCCTTTTGCAGTAGTTATGATTTACTTCTCAAAATTGAAACTTAAAGCAATAATTGTTGTTCAAATTTGAGGTGGTTTTGGAGTGTGTACTTGGTACGAACTATGAGGAGGAAGCTCAACTAATGTTGAGGTGACtcataatagaatttttttgtCGGTGATTGCAAGATGACCAAAGTGTGGTGTAATCTTTCTCTTGTGgtcactacaagaaaacatggaTTGGGTGACGGAGTTTTCTGTGGCGCGTAAAAATTCATCACATTTAGGTAATATAAGTGAcgcgttttttttttaaatcgtcACATTAAGATTTTCACGGAACACCAAATACCAAAATATTTTGTGTCACTTATACTTCTAGTTTCGTCACAAAAAAAGTGGGCGGAAAAATTTACCGTGAAATGAAATGTAATATGTGACGAAATTTAACATTCATCACATAACAAGGGAGAATGCCACCTAGTCATTCCTCACttataatattaaatttaaaaaaaaaaaattgagaaaacccCAAATTAATAAAACCTATCTCATTTTATTCACCCCTCCCGTCAAACCATCCATTCATCTACTCCCTCACCCCAACTCAAGACGACCACCACCTCGGCCACTCTTCCACCCTTTGATTCTCGTTCTCTAACTCTCTCATCTCTTTGACATAACAATACCAAATTGGGGAAAGAGAAGTTCGATTTTTATTGCAGTTTTTGCAGTTGACAACAAGGTATTTTGTTTCTCTATATTTCCttaattgtttttggattttgtttctCTTATTAGTTCTTTGGTTGCCAAGCTTAGACAC from Pyrus communis chromosome 4, drPyrComm1.1, whole genome shotgun sequence harbors:
- the LOC137732817 gene encoding uncharacterized mitochondrial protein AtMg00240-like; amino-acid sequence: MELDDNVVVELEQPWSSNGVARTSPIAPEQGDGSIATPSSPAPLEAVKSMTRLLRPDIAFSVNLLARYSSTPTMRHWKGVKDVLRYLRGTTDMGLFYSGKSTNDQILAGYEDAGFLSDPYKAHSQTGYVFTNGDTAFS